One window from the genome of Pseudalkalibacillus hwajinpoensis encodes:
- a CDS encoding DNA-directed RNA polymerase subunit beta, whose protein sequence is MANNHEKVNQTSEHKELPNEEAIKTNKNKETKERKPRIRLIPIWLRLLLVALLLVASLVAGAMIGYGVIGDGSPADVFKKSTWVKISDIVKKEE, encoded by the coding sequence ATGGCGAACAACCATGAAAAGGTGAACCAGACCTCAGAGCATAAGGAACTTCCTAATGAAGAGGCCATAAAAACGAATAAGAATAAAGAAACGAAAGAGCGTAAGCCAAGGATTCGGTTAATTCCAATCTGGCTACGCCTTCTTCTCGTTGCCCTATTGCTCGTCGCTTCACTTGTAGCAGGTGCGATGATCGGTTACGGTGTCATTGGAGACGGAAGCCCTGCAGACGTCTTTAAGAAGAGTACATGGGTAAAGATTAGTGATATCGTCAAAAAAGAAGAGTAA
- the fabZ gene encoding 3-hydroxyacyl-ACP dehydratase FabZ: MLDSQDIKKIIPHRYPFLLVDRILEVEEEVRAVGIKNVTANEEFFNGHFPDYPVMPGVLIVEALAQVGAVAMLKKEDNQGKLAFFTGIDKCRFKKQVKPGDQLRLEVEIIRIKGPIGKGKATATVDGEVAAEAEIMFALK; this comes from the coding sequence ATGTTAGATAGTCAGGACATTAAGAAGATTATCCCGCATCGTTACCCTTTTCTGCTCGTTGATCGAATTCTTGAAGTAGAAGAAGAAGTAAGAGCAGTTGGTATAAAGAACGTTACGGCGAATGAAGAGTTCTTTAATGGACATTTTCCAGACTACCCAGTTATGCCAGGTGTGTTAATCGTAGAAGCGCTTGCTCAGGTAGGTGCTGTCGCGATGCTGAAGAAGGAAGATAATCAAGGCAAGCTAGCCTTCTTTACTGGTATTGACAAATGTCGCTTTAAAAAACAGGTTAAGCCGGGAGATCAGCTTCGTCTCGAAGTTGAAATCATTCGTATCAAAGGACCGATCGGCAAAGGTAAAGCAACAGCAACAGTGGATGGCGAAGTTGCAGCAGAAGCCGAGATTATGTTTGCATTGAAGTAG
- a CDS encoding helix-turn-helix domain-containing protein produces MIGEKIKLYRNRMGLSLTELAKRAGVAKSYLSSIERNQQANPSIQFLEKIAGELKVPMEVFILEEDHEEPALDTEWKELIEEAMRSGITKKDFADYLEFKKWQLHHGNNE; encoded by the coding sequence ATGATAGGGGAAAAAATTAAACTTTATCGGAATCGTATGGGACTGTCTTTAACTGAACTCGCTAAACGGGCAGGGGTTGCCAAGTCTTATTTAAGTTCGATTGAACGAAATCAACAGGCTAATCCTTCTATTCAATTTCTTGAGAAAATAGCGGGAGAATTAAAGGTTCCTATGGAAGTGTTCATATTAGAAGAAGATCACGAAGAGCCGGCACTCGACACTGAATGGAAAGAATTAATCGAAGAAGCGATGCGCTCAGGTATTACAAAAAAAGATTTCGCTGACTATTTAGAGTTTAAAAAGTGGCAACTTCATCATGGTAATAATGAATAA
- a CDS encoding anti-repressor SinI family protein, translating to MKTYTDEKLDQEWVTLISIARSMGLSKEEVKDFLINSSKK from the coding sequence ATGAAAACGTATACTGACGAAAAATTGGATCAGGAATGGGTGACCCTTATTTCAATTGCAAGAAGCATGGGATTATCTAAGGAGGAAGTGAAGGATTTTCTAATCAATTCCTCAAAAAAGTAA